One window from the genome of Gimesia aquarii encodes:
- a CDS encoding TPM domain-containing protein, whose protein sequence is MQSAFDFLNEKQQKQVEQAVVDAEKRTSCEIVPVVATSSGRYDRPEDIVGLWLTIITALCLWYFFPRNAGQGGDWSGLPLGVELIFATLLLIIAFIIGAVAGSRLGWLRRLFTPRQQMQDEVAARAREIFFDKRVHHTEGGTGILIYISLFEHMAVALADQAIIDQLGQSFIDQICLQLTEGLHTGDATTAICDVIKEIGERASASLPRAEDDQNELHDVLVLIN, encoded by the coding sequence ATGCAGAGCGCCTTTGATTTCTTAAATGAAAAGCAACAGAAACAGGTCGAACAAGCTGTAGTAGACGCAGAAAAACGTACTTCCTGCGAAATCGTGCCTGTCGTGGCGACCTCTTCAGGCCGTTATGATCGCCCGGAAGATATCGTAGGTCTTTGGCTCACCATTATCACAGCACTTTGTCTCTGGTACTTTTTTCCAAGAAACGCGGGACAAGGTGGTGACTGGAGTGGCTTACCGCTTGGTGTCGAATTGATCTTTGCTACGTTATTGTTAATCATCGCTTTTATCATCGGCGCAGTTGCCGGCAGTAGGCTTGGCTGGCTCAGGCGATTATTTACCCCTCGTCAACAAATGCAAGATGAAGTCGCAGCCCGCGCACGTGAAATTTTCTTCGACAAACGAGTCCACCATACTGAAGGCGGAACGGGCATCTTGATATACATCTCCCTGTTCGAGCACATGGCAGTCGCATTAGCCGATCAGGCAATCATCGATCAATTAGGACAATCATTCATAGATCAGATCTGCCTGCAATTAACCGAAGGCTTACATACCGGGGATGCTACTACTGCAATTTGTGATGTGATTAAAGAAATTGGTGAGCGGGCTTCCGCATCTTTACCAAGAGCAGAAGATGACCAAAATGAATTACATGATGTTTTAGTCTTAATTAATTAA
- a CDS encoding sugar phosphate isomerase/epimerase family protein yields the protein MSGSLNRRDFNKQLLGSALSAGFVGNVLAAGADGNQKPFQLNYIVASCMYGTLPLETILQETPKTGAQYLEIWAKRHGNQREQIDELGIEKTKQLFDKYKVKLGSFTCFKYGLFNMQGEMDLVKKLGGDMVICNSGGPKGLKGGELMSAIKVFAEKLKPHVGAAEEKGIIIGLENHGGGLINDPDTQRWLLDALPSENFGIALAPYHLEQDPEKIAQLILDLDERLVHFQAWQHGMGCMKKLPKEQELMQLPGRGDLNFVPILAALKKINYPGRTEIFMHPVPRGIPILPTADEVTAEINRSRAYLENCLKQA from the coding sequence ATGTCCGGTTCGCTTAATCGTCGTGATTTCAATAAACAACTTCTGGGTAGCGCACTTTCAGCAGGTTTTGTGGGAAACGTGTTAGCCGCGGGCGCAGATGGTAATCAAAAACCATTCCAACTGAATTACATCGTAGCTTCTTGTATGTATGGGACATTGCCGCTGGAAACCATATTGCAGGAGACGCCCAAAACGGGGGCTCAATATCTGGAAATCTGGGCGAAGCGACATGGGAATCAACGCGAACAAATTGATGAATTAGGCATTGAGAAAACCAAACAGCTCTTTGACAAATATAAGGTCAAACTCGGTAGTTTTACCTGCTTCAAGTATGGTCTCTTCAATATGCAGGGAGAGATGGATCTGGTCAAAAAATTGGGTGGTGATATGGTCATCTGCAACAGTGGAGGACCGAAAGGTTTGAAGGGAGGCGAACTCATGTCTGCAATCAAAGTCTTTGCCGAGAAACTAAAACCGCATGTAGGTGCAGCGGAAGAGAAAGGCATCATAATCGGTCTGGAGAATCATGGAGGTGGTTTAATTAATGATCCGGATACTCAGCGCTGGTTGCTGGATGCACTGCCTTCCGAAAATTTTGGCATCGCCTTGGCGCCCTATCATTTGGAACAGGATCCAGAAAAGATAGCTCAGCTGATTTTAGACCTGGATGAGCGGCTGGTGCATTTTCAAGCCTGGCAACACGGTATGGGCTGCATGAAGAAACTTCCCAAAGAACAGGAACTAATGCAATTACCGGGTAGAGGCGATCTGAATTTCGTTCCGATCTTAGCCGCATTGAAAAAAATCAATTATCCGGGACGAACGGAAATCTTTATGCACCCCGTACCACGGGGCATTCCGATTTTGCCAACTGCCGACGAAGTCACAGCAGAAATCAATCGATCACGCGCTTATCTCGAAAACTGTTTGAAGCAAGCCTGA
- a CDS encoding phytanoyl-CoA dioxygenase family protein, whose product MTVSTGIITEDHKKQFVEEGYFILEKVISEEHLQIIRDACDHLIDLMHQEMDRLGTDHIHISHRGKRYHIAKKYDQAPRLDEYVFGDLMAEICKATIGDTAYLFYDQYVVKAAEKGIKFSWHQDSGYLGFRHRPYVTCWAAVDDMTVENGTVDVLPYSTIGVRSLVEHIQDPETGDKTGYFGKEPGVTAVVPAGSLAVFSSLTFHRSGANTTDKMRRAYVTQYSPAPIIDPETQEPKHLVVPFLMDGDRVVS is encoded by the coding sequence ATGACTGTCTCAACGGGAATCATCACCGAAGATCATAAGAAACAATTTGTCGAGGAAGGTTATTTCATTCTGGAAAAGGTGATTTCTGAAGAGCACCTGCAGATCATCCGGGATGCGTGTGACCACTTGATCGATTTAATGCATCAGGAAATGGATCGTCTAGGGACCGATCACATTCATATCAGTCATCGTGGCAAACGCTATCATATTGCCAAGAAATATGATCAGGCGCCTCGATTGGATGAGTATGTATTTGGCGATTTGATGGCCGAAATCTGTAAAGCCACGATTGGTGACACTGCTTATCTATTTTACGATCAATATGTAGTCAAAGCGGCTGAGAAGGGGATTAAGTTTTCCTGGCATCAGGACTCCGGTTATCTGGGCTTTCGTCATCGCCCTTATGTGACATGTTGGGCGGCCGTTGACGATATGACTGTCGAAAATGGAACCGTCGATGTATTACCTTATTCCACCATCGGTGTTCGTTCTTTGGTCGAGCACATTCAAGATCCGGAAACCGGAGATAAAACCGGTTACTTTGGTAAAGAGCCAGGAGTGACTGCTGTAGTACCGGCGGGTAGTCTCGCTGTCTTCAGTTCGCTTACCTTTCATCGGAGCGGCGCGAATACAACAGATAAGATGCGCCGGGCTTACGTGACGCAATACTCTCCCGCACCGATTATTGATCCTGAGACTCAAGAACCCAAACATCTGGTAGTGCCTTTCTTAATGGATGGTGACAGAGTCGTTTCTTAA
- a CDS encoding DJ-1/PfpI family protein, with product MNKVLIIVGDATETVDTLYPYYRLIEGGYEPVVAAPEKRLYQMVLHEVKPGWTITKEWEGYTIQADIAFKDINPEEYLSIFFSGGRAPEYIRDDEDLIRITQHFFEKNKPIASVCHGVEIPARAGCVKGRRMATVPKCQFDLEVCGGTFVNEACVIDGNLVSGRTYHDHGQYIGPWMKLLDEARNQY from the coding sequence ATGAACAAAGTGTTAATCATCGTTGGGGATGCAACTGAAACTGTCGACACACTTTACCCCTATTATCGATTGATCGAGGGGGGCTATGAGCCTGTTGTGGCTGCACCGGAAAAGCGTCTTTATCAGATGGTTCTCCACGAAGTAAAGCCAGGTTGGACCATCACCAAAGAGTGGGAAGGGTACACGATTCAAGCAGATATCGCTTTCAAGGATATCAATCCTGAGGAATATCTCAGTATCTTTTTCAGTGGGGGCCGCGCTCCGGAATATATACGCGATGATGAAGATTTGATTCGGATTACACAACATTTCTTCGAAAAAAATAAACCCATTGCTTCTGTCTGTCACGGCGTAGAAATACCAGCACGTGCAGGTTGTGTTAAGGGGCGTCGTATGGCGACGGTACCGAAATGCCAGTTTGATCTGGAAGTATGCGGCGGTACCTTTGTGAATGAGGCCTGCGTGATCGACGGCAATCTGGTAAGTGGCCGCACCTATCATGACCATGGCCAATACATTGGTCCCTGGATGAAGCTGCTCGATGAAGCACGAAATCAATATTAG
- a CDS encoding XylR family transcriptional regulator, which translates to MAKSSIPHVALFIETSRSHGRGVLNGIRQFIAENEEWSVFMMPRSLDSQIPDWISRWNGDGIISRTSSQEMADAITQSGIPTVELRSTKLKHAFPFLGIDNRAMGRMVAEHFLERGIRHFGVYEIGIEVYFEERRDNYIQTVENAGYKVSVFSAAEDSEVPREWEKHQEQMVKWVKGLPKPVGIMACTDQLGFWLLDACDRAGISVPDEVAVVGVENDDILCMMARPQLSSVAFNSTRIGFEAAALLSRLMKGAQVPQEPFLVTPLGIVTRQSSDVVAVDDPELASALRFIRENACKGIQVNDILKAVPMSRTALERQMKAAIGRSPKAEIIRTQLERAKELLVSTDFSLSQITERIGFRHSQYFSTLFKEKTGETPGAYRAKMR; encoded by the coding sequence ATGGCTAAATCTTCGATTCCTCATGTCGCATTGTTTATTGAAACGTCTCGCTCTCATGGTCGTGGAGTACTGAATGGAATTCGTCAGTTCATTGCCGAAAACGAGGAATGGTCGGTTTTTATGATGCCGCGTTCGTTGGATTCTCAAATTCCCGATTGGATTTCTCGCTGGAACGGTGATGGTATCATCAGTCGCACTTCCAGTCAGGAGATGGCCGATGCAATTACACAGTCGGGAATACCAACAGTAGAATTGCGTTCTACCAAGCTAAAACATGCGTTTCCCTTTCTGGGAATTGATAATCGGGCTATGGGACGAATGGTAGCCGAACATTTTCTGGAGCGTGGCATTCGTCACTTTGGCGTTTATGAAATTGGGATTGAAGTTTATTTTGAAGAGCGTCGTGATAATTATATTCAAACAGTAGAGAATGCTGGTTACAAAGTAAGCGTCTTCTCAGCAGCCGAAGATTCTGAAGTTCCCCGCGAATGGGAAAAACATCAAGAACAAATGGTGAAATGGGTCAAAGGGTTACCCAAGCCAGTCGGGATTATGGCATGCACTGACCAACTTGGATTCTGGTTGTTAGATGCCTGTGATCGAGCGGGGATTTCTGTACCCGACGAAGTGGCTGTGGTCGGTGTAGAAAATGATGACATACTCTGCATGATGGCCCGTCCGCAACTATCGAGTGTCGCTTTTAATTCGACTCGCATCGGATTTGAGGCAGCTGCATTACTCAGTCGCCTGATGAAAGGTGCCCAAGTCCCTCAAGAGCCTTTTCTGGTGACTCCTTTGGGAATTGTGACCAGACAATCCTCCGATGTTGTCGCCGTTGATGATCCTGAACTGGCATCGGCACTACGATTCATTCGAGAAAATGCCTGCAAGGGAATTCAAGTGAATGATATTCTCAAAGCAGTACCGATGTCACGAACCGCTTTAGAGCGACAGATGAAGGCAGCCATCGGTCGTTCTCCCAAGGCGGAGATTATTAGAACGCAGCTTGAACGTGCCAAGGAATTATTGGTATCGACCGATTTTTCACTCTCCCAAATTACCGAGAGAATCGGATTTCGCCACTCTCAATACTTCAGTACCTTATTCAAAGAGAAGACAGGCGAAACACCGGGAGCCTATCGCGCGAAAATGCGTTAA
- a CDS encoding Gfo/Idh/MocA family protein — protein MTSQKLSRRTFVKTVASGLPMACIAPGVFVNTARAADKPRSPNERLKIGSVGMRYQGAVIADKAQEYGDIVAIADVDREIAEKARKQFGGKATLFEDYREMLEKADIDVVTIGAPDHWHTKMLIDACQAGKDVYCEKPLTLTVDEGKILNRVVKDTKAVVQVGTWQRSDHRFRQAVEMVHDGRIGNLKKVTVTLSKNKTSGSFKPDPVPSVLNWDLWQGQTPDVPYIKERCHYTFRWWYEYSGGQMTDWGAHHIDIAQWGAGMQDSGPVDIEGTATFPNVKNGYNVAIDYHLKARYANGVILEVNDSGRTGVMFEGDRGRIFVNRGTIAGKPVEDLAKKPLSREAFKIYGHDNLSRPPRMGKLDAIVNHMGNFFDCIQSRETPISSVENQHRSVTVCHIGNISQRLGRKLTWDPQQEQFVGDAEANTWLKREQRAGYEIKDT, from the coding sequence ATGACTTCACAGAAACTATCTCGCCGCACGTTTGTCAAAACGGTTGCGTCCGGACTTCCAATGGCTTGTATTGCTCCAGGAGTTTTTGTGAATACAGCACGCGCGGCCGACAAACCACGGAGTCCGAACGAACGCTTAAAAATTGGTTCGGTTGGGATGCGGTATCAAGGGGCCGTCATCGCTGATAAAGCTCAAGAATACGGTGATATTGTTGCCATCGCTGATGTGGATCGGGAGATTGCTGAGAAAGCCCGCAAGCAGTTTGGGGGAAAGGCAACGCTATTCGAAGATTATCGGGAAATGCTGGAAAAGGCAGACATTGATGTGGTAACCATTGGTGCTCCCGACCATTGGCATACCAAGATGTTGATCGACGCTTGCCAGGCCGGCAAGGATGTTTACTGTGAAAAGCCGTTAACTTTGACAGTAGATGAAGGCAAAATCCTTAACAGAGTGGTTAAGGATACCAAAGCGGTTGTGCAGGTGGGAACCTGGCAGCGAAGCGATCATCGTTTTCGACAAGCTGTCGAAATGGTCCACGATGGCCGCATTGGTAATCTCAAGAAAGTGACTGTGACGCTCAGTAAGAATAAAACCAGTGGTTCGTTTAAACCAGATCCTGTTCCCTCGGTTCTGAACTGGGATCTTTGGCAGGGACAGACGCCTGATGTCCCTTACATTAAAGAACGCTGTCACTATACGTTCCGTTGGTGGTATGAATATTCTGGCGGTCAGATGACAGACTGGGGCGCACATCACATCGATATCGCACAATGGGGGGCTGGTATGCAGGACTCCGGCCCCGTTGATATCGAGGGAACGGCGACATTCCCGAATGTCAAGAATGGTTATAATGTCGCCATCGATTATCATTTAAAGGCCCGCTATGCCAACGGGGTGATTTTGGAAGTGAACGACTCTGGCCGTACAGGTGTGATGTTTGAAGGAGACCGCGGACGAATCTTTGTGAACCGGGGGACTATTGCCGGTAAACCTGTCGAGGACTTGGCGAAAAAACCGTTGTCGCGTGAAGCATTCAAGATTTATGGTCACGACAACCTTTCACGACCTCCTCGTATGGGCAAACTGGATGCCATTGTCAATCATATGGGGAATTTCTTTGACTGTATTCAATCTCGTGAAACACCGATCTCCAGTGTGGAAAATCAACATCGTTCTGTAACTGTTTGTCATATTGGAAATATCTCACAACGCTTAGGCAGAAAACTAACTTGGGATCCACAACAGGAACAGTTTGTAGGCGATGCCGAAGCGAATACCTGGCTCAAACGCGAACAGCGGGCCGGGTATGAAATCAAAGACACCTAA
- the gltS gene encoding sodium/glutamate symporter, protein MEISVTQTLIISILVFSIGSLLHNQFRWLRKFNIPATVVGGILCSLIVVIIYVTTGREITFDLSLRDLLLLIFFSTIGLSAKLRTLADGGLALGLMLLISVVFLFLQNIAGISVAYLFGANPGYGLMAGSISFAGGFGTAISWGEVAREAGLNGATEAGIACATFGLIAGGLIGCPIAEYLIQKNNLTGSDEELDTTTDVDSKSSTIPVTLEGMLGTILALAICVSTGDIVNLWLQTKGLGLPGFLTALFVGIVLTNLLDLFQKDLNNNAIRLCSDISLELFLSMSLMSMQLWTLSSSVGPLLSVVFIQIILMSLVAYYIVFRVMGKNYDAAVMSGGFVGLGLGATPVAMANMNAIVIKYGASPKAFLVIPLLGAFFIDIANAMILRLFLSLPLF, encoded by the coding sequence ATGGAAATCTCTGTTACTCAAACTTTGATTATCAGTATATTGGTCTTCTCTATTGGATCACTATTGCATAATCAATTTCGCTGGTTAAGAAAATTCAATATCCCTGCTACAGTCGTTGGTGGGATATTGTGTAGCCTGATCGTCGTCATAATTTATGTTACAACAGGTCGGGAAATCACCTTTGACCTCTCATTACGAGACCTCCTTCTATTGATTTTCTTCAGCACAATTGGCTTATCTGCCAAACTTCGTACTCTGGCTGACGGAGGGCTGGCATTGGGACTAATGCTTTTAATCTCTGTTGTCTTTTTATTCCTGCAAAATATTGCTGGAATCAGCGTTGCCTATTTGTTTGGTGCTAATCCTGGCTATGGATTAATGGCAGGAAGTATTTCATTTGCGGGTGGATTTGGTACCGCGATCAGTTGGGGAGAAGTAGCACGAGAAGCCGGTCTCAATGGAGCGACTGAAGCAGGTATTGCCTGTGCTACATTTGGCCTAATCGCAGGTGGTTTAATAGGTTGCCCCATCGCTGAATATTTGATTCAAAAAAACAACCTCACTGGGTCGGACGAAGAGCTGGACACTACAACGGATGTCGACTCAAAAAGCAGTACGATTCCGGTCACATTAGAAGGAATGTTGGGCACGATTCTCGCACTCGCAATTTGTGTTTCAACAGGAGACATCGTCAATCTTTGGCTACAAACAAAAGGGTTAGGGCTTCCCGGTTTTCTGACTGCACTGTTTGTCGGCATCGTGTTGACCAATCTTCTCGATCTATTTCAGAAAGATCTAAATAATAATGCAATCAGATTGTGCAGTGACATCTCGCTTGAACTTTTTCTGAGTATGAGCTTGATGAGTATGCAACTCTGGACACTTTCCTCAAGCGTAGGTCCACTCTTATCGGTAGTATTCATTCAGATTATTTTGATGTCATTAGTTGCATACTATATCGTGTTTCGAGTCATGGGAAAAAATTACGATGCCGCTGTGATGTCGGGAGGATTCGTTGGCTTAGGACTAGGAGCAACACCTGTCGCCATGGCAAACATGAATGCAATTGTAATAAAATATGGGGCATCGCCGAAAGCATTCCTTGTAATTCCTCTTTTAGGCGCTTTCTTTATTGATATTGCTAACGCAATGATCCTACGGCTTTTTTTATCTCTACCACTCTTTTGA
- a CDS encoding GNAT family N-acetyltransferase, whose amino-acid sequence MDYTIKQARSEDFLEIAALDRSAWPQEPDTFIPDGEHAWRLWCEYATVLIAELANENHRHTIAGVLLMFPTKTGEIFLHKIMVHPDFRGQGIGSALMKQALQAAKSVVLLTVNPDNAPAVRLYESFGFRTRTRIEGYYRPHEHRLLMEYLPAQ is encoded by the coding sequence GTGGACTACACTATCAAACAGGCCCGATCTGAAGATTTTCTTGAAATTGCAGCTCTGGACCGAAGCGCCTGGCCTCAAGAACCGGATACATTTATTCCCGATGGTGAACACGCCTGGCGACTGTGGTGTGAGTATGCCACCGTCTTGATTGCTGAACTTGCCAATGAAAATCATCGACACACAATTGCCGGCGTACTTTTAATGTTCCCGACTAAGACGGGAGAAATATTCTTGCATAAAATCATGGTCCATCCGGACTTTCGTGGGCAAGGCATTGGATCAGCGCTCATGAAACAGGCACTTCAGGCTGCGAAATCGGTTGTATTACTGACAGTAAACCCCGACAATGCTCCTGCAGTACGACTCTATGAAAGTTTTGGGTTTCGAACAAGAACTCGGATTGAAGGTTACTATCGACCACATGAGCATCGTCTGTTGATGGAATATCTGCCCGCACAATAA
- a CDS encoding glycerol-3-phosphate dehydrogenase/oxidase: MKQSQRVLILGAGINGVAVARELLLNGVSVCMIDQGDLAQGATSKSSRLIHGGLRYLEYGDFSLVRESVHERGILLELAPHLVKPLRFAIPLAHRATGVMSSGLRFLSGFRVPGAHWLSSRYHFSSERGLYLVNMGLTLYDWFASRGNLPRHSIHDSGEEGLPQINSNQFRWMACYSDAQMRFPERFVVSLLHDCQMIAKEKNLQFDLHTYHKVSLKDRKVALCPLQDPNSILEEFEPTVIINASGACGDLTLQQVDITSPRLMGGTKGSHIVTFNPKLIEALGEKAVYSEASDGRLVFILPFGDSTLIGTTDVREEGNPLEAVASPEELEYLVGMVNLVFPKVGLTTNDINFHYSGVRPLPYQPKGKAASISRDHSIKEYEGPAGWIVTLVGGKLTSWRAFAEKVTDRILKKLGMSYFSDSKTRIIPGSKDYPKTESIRQAEQSRLCEKFQLSLESIQYLWGLHGTYLEDILDSIPDFSTELITGTHLPRKYVLWTIKHEWVETIGDLVERRLMLVFEQTLQRETLQELAQCLVESGKLSSEEISGQIESYKAHLQHFYGKAVS, from the coding sequence ATGAAACAATCTCAGCGGGTTTTAATACTAGGCGCTGGCATTAACGGAGTTGCCGTCGCACGTGAATTGCTCCTGAACGGTGTTTCGGTCTGTATGATCGATCAAGGTGATTTAGCTCAGGGAGCCACTTCCAAGTCCTCAAGATTAATTCATGGTGGCTTGCGTTATCTCGAATATGGAGATTTCTCACTCGTGAGAGAATCAGTTCACGAACGGGGAATTCTTCTGGAACTTGCACCTCATCTTGTCAAACCACTTCGATTTGCGATTCCACTGGCACATCGGGCGACTGGTGTCATGTCTTCGGGACTCCGTTTTTTGAGTGGTTTCAGAGTCCCCGGTGCGCATTGGCTTTCATCCCGATATCACTTTTCTTCCGAGCGCGGGCTTTACTTGGTGAATATGGGTCTGACACTTTATGACTGGTTCGCCTCACGAGGAAACCTTCCTCGACACTCCATCCACGATAGTGGAGAAGAAGGACTTCCCCAAATCAATTCTAATCAATTTCGTTGGATGGCTTGTTACTCCGATGCACAAATGCGTTTTCCGGAACGGTTTGTGGTCTCTCTACTGCATGATTGTCAAATGATCGCAAAGGAAAAGAATCTGCAATTTGATCTCCATACATACCATAAAGTGTCACTAAAAGATCGAAAAGTTGCGCTCTGTCCTTTACAAGACCCAAACTCCATTCTCGAGGAATTCGAACCAACGGTCATCATCAATGCCTCCGGCGCCTGTGGAGATTTAACACTACAGCAAGTCGATATCACATCCCCCCGATTAATGGGAGGCACCAAAGGTAGTCACATTGTCACGTTCAATCCAAAACTAATCGAGGCTCTTGGCGAAAAGGCAGTCTACTCAGAAGCCAGCGATGGAAGACTCGTTTTTATACTACCTTTCGGCGACAGCACTTTGATCGGCACAACCGATGTACGGGAAGAGGGGAATCCGCTCGAAGCTGTCGCCAGTCCCGAAGAACTGGAATATCTGGTAGGCATGGTCAACCTTGTGTTTCCAAAGGTTGGGTTAACGACAAACGACATCAATTTCCATTACAGTGGCGTGCGTCCTTTACCTTACCAGCCAAAAGGGAAAGCGGCTTCCATCTCTCGCGATCACTCGATCAAAGAATATGAAGGCCCTGCAGGTTGGATTGTGACTCTGGTTGGGGGAAAATTAACATCCTGGCGCGCCTTTGCGGAGAAAGTAACAGACCGCATTTTGAAAAAACTCGGCATGAGCTATTTCTCTGATTCGAAGACGCGCATCATCCCTGGCTCGAAGGATTACCCCAAAACCGAATCGATTAGGCAAGCAGAACAAAGCCGTCTGTGTGAAAAATTCCAATTATCACTGGAAAGCATTCAATATTTATGGGGGCTGCATGGTACCTATCTGGAAGACATTCTAGATTCGATTCCTGACTTCTCAACCGAACTGATCACGGGGACTCACCTTCCCCGAAAGTATGTGCTCTGGACAATCAAGCATGAATGGGTTGAAACTATCGGTGACCTTGTTGAGCGCCGTCTGATGCTGGTCTTTGAACAGACATTACAACGAGAAACGCTGCAGGAACTTGCTCAATGTCTGGTTGAATCTGGAAAATTATCTTCAGAAGAGATTTCAGGTCAGATTGAGTCTTATAAAGCGCATCTACAACACTTTTATGGAAAAGCCGTTAGTTGA
- a CDS encoding arylsulfatase: MNARRNILVVVVFLSCFLIRGGWQSIQAKERSGQPNIILVMTDDQGYWDTGISGNPHIETPTIDRMAAEGVTFTRFYANMVCAPTRAGLMTGRHYLRTGLYNTRFGGDTLGSQETTIAQVLKSTGYKTGLFGKWHLGRYAQYQPHRRGFDHFFGHYHGHIERYTNPDQVVVNGQPVETRGYVTDLFTDAAIDFIKSSQSQPFFCFLAYNAPHSPFLLDTSHYGQPKGDQLIKKYLDKGLPLREARIYAMVERIDENLKRLLQSVHDLGIDQETVVIFTSDNGGVSRGYKAGLKGSKASAYEGGIRVPFVVRWPGHFPAGKTTDAMVAQTDLFPTFCELAGIKVPAKLKLDGKSILSLMEQGEGKSPHKYLYHTWDRYTPNPYHRWSIHGERFKLVLHNSQGKKKKIEPMGQLYDLSVDPGETQDLAKQYPEEAKQLRTEFLRWFDDVTAGQVYQPMPIPVGDDQEPAVELQPSWAILKGGSLEYSFDGYDWDTIDNWQSNQGTAVWQLDVLKAGRYAVEMSYGYRSAQPETGQLQISVGQEKILCQLPMSTSQNVFFKTKAGILELKRGRQALEVRATKAFGIKGLRLNSIWLKKLELKK, encoded by the coding sequence ATGAACGCGCGAAGAAATATTTTAGTTGTCGTTGTATTTCTTTCCTGCTTTTTGATTCGTGGTGGCTGGCAGTCCATTCAAGCGAAAGAACGATCCGGGCAGCCGAATATCATTTTGGTGATGACCGACGATCAGGGGTATTGGGATACGGGAATTTCCGGTAATCCACACATTGAGACCCCAACCATAGATCGAATGGCGGCTGAGGGGGTGACGTTTACCCGTTTTTATGCGAATATGGTCTGTGCTCCCACGCGTGCTGGATTAATGACGGGCCGCCATTATCTTCGTACCGGTTTGTATAACACTCGTTTTGGCGGTGATACACTCGGGAGTCAAGAGACAACGATTGCCCAAGTCTTGAAATCAACTGGCTATAAAACGGGATTGTTCGGGAAATGGCATTTGGGACGCTATGCGCAGTATCAACCACATCGTCGTGGCTTTGATCATTTTTTTGGTCATTATCATGGTCATATTGAACGCTATACAAACCCGGATCAGGTGGTTGTGAATGGTCAGCCTGTAGAAACGCGTGGTTATGTTACTGACTTGTTTACCGATGCAGCCATTGATTTCATTAAAAGTTCTCAATCACAGCCATTCTTTTGTTTTCTGGCTTATAACGCACCGCATTCTCCCTTTTTGTTGGATACGTCGCACTACGGTCAGCCGAAAGGGGATCAACTGATTAAAAAATATCTTGACAAGGGACTACCTTTGCGGGAAGCGCGGATATACGCAATGGTTGAGCGGATCGATGAGAATCTGAAACGGTTGCTGCAGTCGGTTCACGATCTCGGGATTGATCAGGAAACGGTAGTTATATTTACCAGTGATAATGGTGGGGTCAGCCGAGGATACAAGGCAGGTCTTAAAGGAAGTAAAGCGAGTGCCTATGAAGGCGGTATTCGTGTGCCGTTTGTTGTGCGATGGCCGGGGCATTTTCCAGCAGGAAAGACCACGGATGCGATGGTGGCACAAACGGACCTCTTCCCTACGTTTTGTGAGCTGGCGGGAATTAAAGTCCCCGCGAAACTCAAGTTGGATGGAAAGTCAATTCTTTCACTAATGGAACAGGGAGAGGGAAAGTCGCCGCATAAATATCTCTATCATACCTGGGATCGGTATACTCCGAATCCCTATCACCGCTGGTCGATTCACGGTGAGCGCTTCAAATTGGTGCTACATAATTCTCAGGGGAAAAAGAAAAAAATAGAGCCCATGGGGCAACTTTATGATCTGAGTGTCGACCCGGGTGAGACGCAAGATCTTGCAAAACAATATCCGGAAGAAGCGAAACAATTGCGTACTGAGTTTCTGCGTTGGTTTGATGATGTGACAGCCGGACAGGTTTATCAACCAATGCCCATTCCAGTAGGTGATGATCAGGAGCCTGCAGTCGAACTGCAACCTAGTTGGGCCATCTTGAAAGGGGGTAGCCTCGAATATTCCTTTGATGGTTATGACTGGGATACCATTGACAATTGGCAGTCGAATCAGGGGACTGCCGTTTGGCAACTCGATGTATTAAAAGCGGGCCGGTATGCAGTGGAAATGAGCTATGGGTATCGATCAGCACAACCAGAAACAGGGCAACTACAAATCTCAGTGGGCCAGGAAAAAATCCTTTGTCAGCTTCCCATGAGTACGAGTCAGAATGTATTTTTCAAAACAAAGGCAGGAATTCTGGAACTGAAACGGGGACGGCAGGCATTGGAGGTTCGAGCTACCAAAGCTTTTGGGATAAAGGGGCTACGTCTGAATTCAATCTGGTTGAAAAAACTAGAACTGAAGAAATAA